AGGAATATCTCGCTCTTGCCAATAGGCACTGACGTTTAGCTGCAGTAGTCGATAAGAACTGTTGTTGCAGATGACAAACTTTGCATCCACATTGTGGCGAGCGGCGCTCCAGAGGGCTTGGATGGTGTACATAGCTCCGCCGTCGCCTGTAAATCCCCAGACTGGGCGATTGGGATTAGCCAGTTTGACGCCGATCGCGCCGGGAATGCCAACGCCCAGAGAACCGCCACGAGTTAAGAAATAAGAGCCTGGTTCGGTAAAGCTGAGATAACGGCTGATGGGCGGAGAATTGGTTAGGGCTTCATCAAAAACGATAGTCTCGGGCAGTAGCTGCGTTGCCAGTTCTTCCATGAAGGAGGAAAAATGTAATGGGACTTTCCCTTTCAACGCTCGATCCTGCTCCAATTGCGCTTGTTTTTTCTCCTGCTTTGCTTTACCGATTTGTGCGAGACGTTGCGCCGCTTGCTGGCGTTGCTCTGGAGTCATTCTCTGGCCGAGCAAGTCGGCAAGTTTAGCGAGTGTTAATTTTGGATCGCTAACCAAACCCAGATCGACGGGGTGATTCTTGGCGATTTCATAGGCATTCAGATCGATATGAACTGTCTTGGCTCCCGGAGCAAAAATATCTCCTAGTTCCGGAAATACCTCTGGCAATATATAGGTGCCGCAAACAAGGTTGACATCGCCTTTGCTAGCGATCGGTTTGCTGTGGTAGCCGAACATATGACCGGTCGAGCCCTGGTAGAGAGGATGCTCTAATGAAATATTGACCTCTCCGGCATCCGCACTCCAAACCTCAGCGCCCAGAAGTTCCGCTACTGCTGTCAACTCTGCTTGGGCACCGGAGTAGGCAATGCCATCTCCGATGTAGACCATAGGCTTGTTGCCGTTGAGAAGCAGTTCTGCGGCTTTTTCCAGTAGTCCCTCATCCGGAATTGTGCGCGTAGACGGCAAGCTGGTCGGCCGGACTGTTTCTACTGATGGCGCGTCGGTAATATCTTCCGGAAGGCAAACGTACACCGGTCCCATAGGTGGCGTAGCTGCAATTTTGATAGCTTGACGCAACACCCTAAGCAGCGATCGCGGGTCCTTCACCATTGCCGCCCACTTTGTCACGGGTTTGGCAAACGCCACTAGATCTCCCGCCATTTGAGCGTCTAAGCCTTGAAAACGAAGTCCGGCATCGCCCCCAATTACCACCAACGGTGAATGACCTCGCATTGCCTGGTAAAGCGCGCCAATCGTGTTACCTAGTCCCGGCGTACTGTGAATTTGTACGAGAGTTGGCCTCTGGGTTGCTCTGGCGTAGCCGTCTGCTGTCATCAGAGCAATAGTTTCCTGAAGTGTGAGGATATATTTGAGGTTTGGATAACTGCCAAGTGCATCCAGAAATCCTTGCTCGACGGTGCCGGGATTGCCAAACATGTAGTGCATGCCATCGGCAAGAAATTGCTCGAGAATCGCAAAGCGACCGGTTTTCTGAGACATAGTTTTCGAGGAAAACTCCGATAACAGTTGGTGTAAGCAAAAGCGAAAATTCTAGAAAGTGAGCGTTCTAGGATCCGACCCGTCAAACAAGCCTGAAGGAACTGGGTTTCGTGCAAGCTCGAGTCTTAAAGTTTGTACCCTAAGCAATGCGGAAATCGAAATCTCTCATATTGTTTAGTTTCCAGCCAAACTCACAAATCAGTTCTTCCGTAGAGTCTTTTGGGCGAACTGGTAGTTAGCAGGCAGTGGGACCAATTTGCCCTACCAGCCGTAGCGCTGCAACCCTTTCTCAAGC
The DNA window shown above is from Rubidibacter lacunae KORDI 51-2 and carries:
- a CDS encoding thiamine pyrophosphate-binding protein; this translates as MSQKTGRFAILEQFLADGMHYMFGNPGTVEQGFLDALGSYPNLKYILTLQETIALMTADGYARATQRPTLVQIHSTPGLGNTIGALYQAMRGHSPLVVIGGDAGLRFQGLDAQMAGDLVAFAKPVTKWAAMVKDPRSLLRVLRQAIKIAATPPMGPVYVCLPEDITDAPSVETVRPTSLPSTRTIPDEGLLEKAAELLLNGNKPMVYIGDGIAYSGAQAELTAVAELLGAEVWSADAGEVNISLEHPLYQGSTGHMFGYHSKPIASKGDVNLVCGTYILPEVFPELGDIFAPGAKTVHIDLNAYEIAKNHPVDLGLVSDPKLTLAKLADLLGQRMTPEQRQQAAQRLAQIGKAKQEKKQAQLEQDRALKGKVPLHFSSFMEELATQLLPETIVFDEALTNSPPISRYLSFTEPGSYFLTRGGSLGVGIPGAIGVKLANPNRPVWGFTGDGGAMYTIQALWSAARHNVDAKFVICNNSSYRLLQLNVSAYWQERDIPRHDFPLSFDLSKPTINFAQLARSLGVEACRVEVPKDIAPAIAKAVAHPGPFLIDLVLEGDVHPELVGVRCGQ